The DNA window TTCGGAAAAAGTCAAAAAGGCAGACTTAGAGTCATTACTAAATATAATAATGTAGATTCTTTTTTAGATATCCATCATCATCAACATACAAAATTTAGATTTAGTATCAATACAAAATATGTAATCAATAACTTTGAGCATCATACAGCTAGCTTCGAAGAAAGAATAGCAGCTTCCAGAAAAATTGCTCAAGCAGGATATCCTATAGGATTTATTATTGCACCTATTATGATTTATGATGGTTGGAAAAGTGAATACGAAGAATTACTTTCTCACTTAAAATCTCAGTTAAAAGATTATCATGAAGAAATTACTTTTGAACTCATACAACATAGATTTACAGCCACTGCTAAAGAATTAATTCTCACAAGATTCCCTAAAACAAAACTTGATATGAACGAAGAAACAAGACAGTTAAAATGGGGACCCTATGGAAAATTCAAATACGTTTATCCTAAAGAAAAAAGTACTGAGATAAAGAAATATATTACAGAACTTATCCATAGCAACTTTGAAAAGGCTCTCATTGAATATTTCACATAAATGAATCATTCCTTTCAAACTCATATTTTTATTTGAAACACTTTACCTTCTCTAGTATATAGCTGATTATCACTTTTTGTCGTATAGCACCCAATTTCACTTCCTAATCTCCTATAAAGTGAAAATGATTTTTCATGACTAGATTTAAGAAAAATATTTTTTATACCTTTATTCTTATAATGAGGAATAATCATTTGACTGAGCCACTTATAACCATTCCCACGAGCATCTGGTGCTATATGAAAATAATTTAACATAACATTATTTTCATTTATTACCTCATTATTTATTTTTACTTTCAAATAATGATTAAAATCAATTTTTCCACCTTCTATAAACACAACTCCAACTACTTCCTCTCTCTTTTTCATCATATGGGTATGAATCCAAGCATCATCTGTTTTTTGTATACTCTCCATCAGCTGACAACAATGATAAACTTCATTATAATCATCCCAATTATTTTTCATCTTCCATAGCATATTTAATACGATAGGTTCTAGATATTTAATATTGAACCCTTCTACTACCTTAAATTCTAAGTCATTTATTTTTTTTAATACTTCCATTATTCAATCTTCCCTCCATCATCAATTTTAAATTCACTATAATTTCAATTCTATCTTATATCTATATTTCAATATCTTATCACATAAAATTTTCTTTATTTTATCACAATTCTATTAGATCTGTTTATCATTTTAAAGCACTTCTGTATTTTTCATAGTGTACAAGCCTTCTTTTTACTCTATTAGATCATATAAATTCATTTGCCTTTTTTCAGTAACAGCTGTCCTATGATTTGCATATCATATATTAGAAAAATTTCTATCTTGCGTTAATCTTTACAATAAATTATTGAATAAAAAGGAGGTCCTTTAAAATGAATGTTCACGATTTATTTGAACCTATGCTATTTCCTGCTAATCAAATGGGGCAGTTTGAAGAGTTTATGAATCAATATGGGGATAAATCCGAAAAATATATTTTAGATGAAATCATTAGGATTAAAGATTCTGTTCCTGAAAAGACATTACAACAATACATGAAAAATCTTGATTTGCTCTCCCAAACAGAAGGCTTTGTCTCCAATGAACATAGAAGAAAAATTGATAATATCAAAAGAATTCTCTCCACAAATACTTCAGCTACACAACAATCTGCCACATCACAGTCCTTTGCTACAAGTTTACTTTTGTGGTTCTTAATTTTAGTAGCCATATGGAGAAAGCCACCTTATAAACCATATCCATCTAGACCGTATAGACCTTATCCGCCTTATAGACCTTATCCACGCAGAAGATCTCCTTTCTATCCATTTTTTTAATTTTTAAAAACTGTAGCGTCTTGTAGGCGCTGCAATCTTTTTTATATTAAATAAAGAGGAGATTTTTCTCCTCTTTATCTAATCTCAAAATAATATTATATTTTTTAAAGCATTTATTTCTAGCTCTGTTAATTGATCTTTTCTAGTTTGTATCCATTTTAACTTTAAATCAGTTTTATTTTTACCCTGCTATACTTTTAACTTCTTCTAATTTTTTATAATCAAATTCTATATGCTTTAATAAACGATCATACAATTGATCTAATGTCTTAACAATTGTTTCTTGATCTTCATTTTTAATAGCTTCTCTTAGAGTCTTTCTAAGGGCTTTTCCTTCCTCACGTTTGCTCTCTTGTGCTTCTCTCATACTAGCTATTTTTTCCTTTTTGTTTTGGAAAAACTCTTTCTTTTCTTCTTTTTTAGTAACTCTTAAAGCTTTTAATTCTTCTTTTGTAATTTCTCCAGATTTAAGCTTTTCCTTCATCTCAGCTTTCTTTGCATCCCATGACGACTTTAATTCTTCTTTCTTTTCTTCTCTTATTTCTTCCTTAATTCCTTTGATTTGATCATGAATCCCTTTATGTTCATTAAATTTATTTTCCCATTGATTCAGTGTGTCTGGTGCATATTCTTTTACTATACTTAAAAACTTTTCCTTCTTCTCTTCTCTTTTTTCACTTTTTTCTTCTCTCTTCGCTTTTCTTTCTTCCTGTTTTTCTCTAAATTTCTCAGCAATTACTTTTTTCTTATTTACTTCATTAGGTACTGAAGTATTGTTATCTGCGAATGCTAAGGATGGAACTAGTAAAGCCGTACATAAACAACAACTCATCATTACCTTCATTATTTTCTTTCTTAACATTTTCACCACTCCTTAAATTTATTTTATTTTTCTTTGTATCTATATCATAAAACTTAAATGTGGTGAAAAAATAGAATAACTGTGTAAAATTTGTGTGAAAAATATTTTATTTCTATTTACTATACTTTTTCATGTTATAATCAAAAAAAAGATAAAGGAGGGCTTCTTATGGAACATTGTACAATTTCATACAATTCTTTGCTGATTATTGTATTACTAGCAGCATTTGTACCATTTGTTATTAAAAAATTAAAATGGTTGCCCATTCCCATTGTTGTAGGAGAAGTCATTGCAGGAATGATTATTGGTAAAAGTGGTTTTAATCTCATAGATGAATCCTCTTGGTTAAGCTTTCTTTATACCTTTGGATTTGCCTTTTTAATGTTTTTATCCGGACTAGAAATTGATTTTGATTTGATCAAATCTTCTGGAAAGAAATCTAATGAAAAATATCATGAAAAACCAGTTACGCTAGCAGTTGTTTTGTTCCTAGGCACAATTATTTTAGGCTATATCATCGCTTATCTTTTGAAGGAATTTGGTTTTATTATCAACGT is part of the Crassaminicella profunda genome and encodes:
- the splB gene encoding spore photoproduct lyase, translated to MKLFIPDIAYINPKSLNYNVGKTAKEYLEKLHVPTIDSRKVEINGACPSENYAKAKKTIYLTVNAQKKLRPCKPSADYQFALSSSCPGHCEYCYLQTTQGEKPFMKVFVNIEEILQVIQNHIDKNLPNITTFESGSITDPIALEHLTGNLKRCIEFFGKSQKGRLRVITKYNNVDSFLDIHHHQHTKFRFSINTKYVINNFEHHTASFEERIAASRKIAQAGYPIGFIIAPIMIYDGWKSEYEELLSHLKSQLKDYHEEITFELIQHRFTATAKELILTRFPKTKLDMNEETRQLKWGPYGKFKYVYPKEKSTEIKKYITELIHSNFEKALIEYFT